The Engystomops pustulosus chromosome 7, aEngPut4.maternal, whole genome shotgun sequence DNA window ctaaactgaccctccaaaagtaggttttgatgattttcgtgaaaatctgaaaaattgcacctaaagttataagcctcctaacatcctaaaaaaaggaaaagatgtttgaaaaatgttgccaagttaaagcagacatatggaaaatgttagttatcaagttattttagtgatatgaccaactttccaaaaagtagaaaattttgaattttgaaaacattgtttttttcaaaattttgggcaaatttccatttatttcataaataaatactaaatatattgattaaatttctcaaaaaacatgaagtacaatgtgtcacaaaaaaacaatctcaaaatcaactggatatgttaaagcgttccaaagttataaccacttagatagatacatgtcagatttttaaaaatgggccgtgtcaggaaggtgaaaagtggctttagccttaaggggttaaatacttttATTTACTTACCCTGCTTATTTCTGCATCAGGTTATCTTCCTGTACCTCCTAGTGCCACTGTACATTGTCTGATGCATCTACGGAATTACATAAGATATCTCTTCACTTTCTCTTGGGTACTCAGTCATAGAACTCATAGTACTCAGCTTTCAATTGTGAATAAAACCCTGAAGCAACAACTATGTTATTTACAATTTAATTTCTCAAATTTTTTTACAATGTACAAACATCTTTCTACCattaaaaatgattattttttgtaattctttttaatatttaaaacctTCTGAGCCAAAATATGCAATAAACTTCATTAGAGAAGTAACTACTCGTCTTATATATCTAAGACTAATCTGTAGTTGGTTAAACCAAACCAATTACTAAATTATTTAAAACAAAACACTTTCTATAAAAACTCCACAGTCTGGTCATCATGCTCACATGGCAATCTGCCCATTTGGCAGCCTTTAGCAGCTATGTGCCGACATCTTTCTATTACTGGCACAATTAACTTTCCAATCTAAAGCACATCTACTGTGTGATTGGATCAAGCAGGCTATGTTAGCTATCCTGGTGGATCGGCGTATGATGAATCAGGCTTAACTTCACCCAATAATTAATAATCCTTTGTCATGGccagccattaaccccttaacgaccaggcccattttcgtttttatttaaatttttcactctcctccttcaaaaatctataccttttttcCCATGTAAATATCTGTTTGATGGCTTGTTCTCTGTCTTCATATTGAGtgtataatattccatgccatgtactgggaagcgggaaaaaaattcttaatggagtgaaaatgatgaaaaaacacatttgtgcaattctcttgtgggtttggacttaacagctttcactgtgcgccccaaatgacacgtctactttgttcttttggtcagtacaactgagataccaaatttgtataggttttagagtgtaaaattcttcattttgctgtattctggcgctaataaccttttcatactttgctaTATGGAACTGTCGGTAGTGTCATttcttgtgacttttgatgactttttcaatgctatcattttgaggactgtatagcctttagatcactttttataacatgttttatgatttttactgtttatttatagttatatcagttctagagataaggtaaggtaaggggttaaactctacAATAAACAATAAGCCTTGTCACCCAAGATCTTGTAACTGCCAATCTCCACAATGACCAGTAAACCTTGTGTACCCAAGCCCTAATCACTGACTATCTGGCACTCCCTACAATAATGGATAAACCTCAAAGGCTAACCGCCATTCAGAGCAAAAAACAAGAAAGCATAATTCTTCTCCAGGTGTCCTTGGGCATTATTCCTCAACATGTTTTGCCTATTGCAACCATGTTTTGCAGCACTGAAAAGACctgcaatcagcaagatggatggGTGGGACCTGACTCCTGTCACATGTGCTGCTAACCAATGAGACCATAGCTTGTCCATcttagacacacccacacaggCAAGTGTGGAGCATGTAGCTAAGAGGCTGAATAGTATACACAAGAGAAAATGCGAATGTTTATTCAATAGGATGAAAAGTTTTTGGCATTGAGCACATTAACActgttctcctctcctgtctggTATTTCCTGATGCCGAGTGTAAGATGAAGGGGAGACTGATCGAGAGCTGCAGATTCTGGtggattatttttttatacaagtgTATGGAAATCTGCGGGTGTAGAGGGAGAGACAATAATGTAGGTGTTTTGTTATAACACTAGTTAAAGCTCCCGACAGCACATGACTGATCAGTTGAGcaaagcagtgcagggagatAGGGGGTGTGGCTAACATGTACGTTCTTACTTCATATTTAGCTCAATGTGGACAGAATGTGCATAGCTGATAGTGAAGGGGAGACTGCTGAAtagaagaggaaggagcaagattcggtaactaatccaattgcagaaGGGCTTTAAATTGCATGTTCTACAACAtatcaaatgtttttttaaatgacattttAAATACTCTTTGAGCATCCCGAATCTTTTTATTGGCGATCTACTGCTCCACTCTAAAACCAACAAGCATTGAGTGCCCAAGACTTTGCGATGAGCTAGCTGTCACTTTCCACAGATAGCAATAAGTCTTTGGTAGCTAGGACCTAGGCAATTGGTAGACATCGCTTCCGCAATAATCAATAAGCTTTGGGCACGTGGGACCTTGTCCAAGGCTAAGTCTTGTGCTCCATAGTAACCTAGGAACTTGACAATGGTTCTCCAATGCTCTTCTCAATAAGCTTTACACATCCATGATCTTGCCATTGGTTTCCACAATTGTTCTTCAACATACTTTTAGCAAATATATTCTAATGATTGCATACAAGGAACCCTCCTTCCTTTGGTGGAAATGCAGTGATCTGATATTCGATATTCTATACATCCCAGTATCCTTACAATTGTAATTTTTAAGCTTCTTTAAATTTTAAGAGTTACCAGACATCTCAACCCTTTATATGTGCCATAGAAACAACAAAAACATTTACCTTAATGTAAAAAAGAACACAATTTACATATGAAACCTAGAGTGAAAGTTCTCTTAGAAGCTGCCTAATTAATTTTCTTAAAGAATTTTTCACGTCTGTATTTCTTAAAGTATAAATAAAGGGGTTCAATGGTGGTGTGATAACAGTGTACATAAGAGCAAGAAATTTATCATACTGACTGCCTTTAGGCCTTGTATACACAATAATGACTGTGCTGTAAAATAGACAAGCCACAATAAGatgggaggagcaggtggagaacGCTTTCTGTTTACCTTCATTACTCTCAATTTTTAATACCGTACGTATAATGTCAGTGTATAGCACTACAATTGTAACAAATGGGAAGACAACGGAAAGAACAGCTGCTATTTGAGTGGCCAAGTTACTAAAGGACGAGTCGGAACAGGCCAAATTCTGCAATGGAGCCAAGTCGCAGAAGAACTGGTTGATCTCATTGGGGCCACAGTAATCCAGAAGAATTGTGCAAATTGAAGGCATGAAAGAAATGAGGAATCCGGCTATCCAGGGAAGAATGGCTAAAGCAGAGCAAAATTTATGGGTCATTATAGCCGGATAACGTAAGGGGTTGTTGATTGCCAAGTATCGATCTACAACCATCAGGGCAAGTAAAAAGCACTCTGTTTCCCCCAAAGCATTTAAGGCATACATCTGGACAAAACAGCCAATCATGGATATGGTACTGGTAGCCTTCATAAGCAACGCTAAGAGTTTTGGGATAGTCACCGAAACAAACATTATTTCTAGAAAGGCAAAAGTTGTGATGAAAAAGTACATGGGAGTATGAAGAGAAGGTTCCACTCTTGCCAATATAATAATAGCAAAATTGCCAAATATACAAATAACATAGGCCATGAAAGCGATGAAGAAGAGTATTTTCTCAAATATATTCAGGTTGCTGAAGCCCAACAGAACAAATTCGGTCACTGTGGTTTTATTAGCATCCTGCATTGTGCCTACAAAGGATGGTTAACATAAGgagttaaaaaaacaacaacaacaacaacataataataataataataataataataataataaaaataataataagcatTTTAGAATTAATCTGAAATAAAGTTTACTTGTACTGAGATTGTACTGTACATATAGAGTCTTGTAATGATCCTGCATCAAAGTCTTTAGTACAGGCAGAGGTGAACATGCCAGTTGGGAATTTTTATGCTTTACTACAGTGAAActtcaaaaatatttaaaggggctgaccacattcataaaaaaaaattaaaataatggcCACTTGCTCTAGTAGACTTCATGTGTGAGGTCACAAAGAACCTCACACATAAAGTCTACTAGAGCACAACGGGCCGGGGAAACAAGGTCAACCAGCGATCACAACTCTGAGGAAAACAGAGTCTTAACCCCATAGTTATCAAGAGATCAACTAACCGTGAGTGTTTGATCCTACTTAAAGCCCTGTAAACACGTAAAGATTTATATCACAACAACTTTCACTTACACTGATTCTGTAAACTACATTCAAATTAACACTCTTCTGTTCGTATTAGTGCcacagatatagggccctataatcTGTGAGCACAAGCCTCCTGGATACTTATTttgattttgattttatttttttgaatgttttaatattaaaacTTTATTGTTTAAATTGCAACACAGTCTGAGACAGTTCGCACTTAGAgcccacatccagtatatataaaaaTTCCTATATTTAGGATGGCTAGGCCAGGTCTTGGGAAGATCTGAGTCGATGTTATTTTTGAACAAAGATCAAACACATCTTTCCAGAAGAAACTAATTACTTTACATCCCCCAAAAAATGTGATGTATTGTTTCCTCTCCACCACATTCCCTCCAGCAATCTCTTTTAGAGCTTGGAAACAGTTTAGCCAGTTTACTAAGCACCATGTACCATCTGGTGACTGGTTTGTGGTATACTTTCATAAGATTAGCTGATTTAGAGGCTTTAGATGTCCAGTAGTTAGCCTGTTTCCATTCTCTGTCGGAGATGAATTTTCCTAGGCCCCTTTCCCTTTTGGATAGTGAGGATATTTGCCCTGGGAATTGAGCACTTCTCACAGTTTCATATATTGCTTTTGTTTTCTTTAGGGATCCACAAGGGGTACCTTGTAGATAATTGGCCCGGCTTACCGGTATGGAAACTGTTGGGTTTTTAAGCTTATTAATGATAGGCTTGATCTGTGCATATAAAAGAAAGTCAGTTTCATTTAGTGAGAATTTGTCTCTCAATTGGTCGAATGGGCCGAGTGAATTTCCCTTCCATAGTTCGCCGTCTAAATACCTTTCTGTAGCCAATGTtgaattggtcttccactctctaaactctctcctcttcaatctattcttaatgcagcagccaggcttgtctttcaggccaaacgctacacagatgcctccagtttgtgccaatcactgcactggctacctgtctccttccgtattcactttaaaataataaccctcatccacaaatctctgaataatgctgcacctccctatctctcttctctcatctcagtctatcgcccttcccgtgctcttcgatctgccagtgacattagattaatctctaccttaattcgaacctcccatgcacgtctccaggacttctcccgagttgcaccaattctctggaatgcccttccccagactctgagactaatacccaccctccaaagcttcaaacgtgctcttaaaacccatctctttaggcaagcctatcacactcgctaactgcatgaaatgtcaactctccctttactaatccatcctatgtactatcctatctgttatcgggcaaacagcagatatataccaagctccaggcttctttgcagtctttttcacctaggaccctgtaaataagatggcggctgatggctggttcaagcagcaacatcgttgtttagtaaattatttattacattattttatattgttcccttataaagaatggctggaccattctacaacctcttgtgtcaccccctcatcctcatagtctgtaagctcttgtgagcagggccatcactcctattgttccatatgactgtttgttctttgttgtgtaatatagttgtatatgtcccctatgatttgtaaagcgctacgtaatttgatggcgctatataaataaagattattattattataaagattattattggtaGACTTGGGTTGACAATTTTTAGTGCTGCAAGTTTTGTTCTGGGGGATAGGGAGAGAGCGGCGGAAGATATCTGTTTCCATACTTCCACTGAGGCCTGCACTGTTGGTACTGAGTGGGGGGTAAGGGAAGTGTGCTACATACAGAGTGGGCTACAAGTAGGTTACGGAGAGATGTACCCCCTGCTAGATGTGCTTCCATATGTTAATTAATATGTTATTAATCCCCTATTTTAATGAAAGAGGGGTACTTACCTGTCTTCTTGATAACATTCATTGTCCCACCCAGTTCTTCTGTCTGCATCTGGGCTTATCTGTGTATGAGCACTCACAGCATAGACCAGGTTGCGTTGCCAGAGTCTGCCCAGAACAGGAGAAACATCATGCGTTCCTCTTGTCTGGGGGTCGGCCCGGATATGCAgcgagaagaagaaagaagatgaagaagaggcCGCCGGATCTCCCAGGAGTATCGGCACAAGGCTGGAGAATTTCATCGGAAGGTAAtctacaatattattattattattattattattattattatgttactaCCCCAAAGCTTCGGAGCACAACTTATTcaaggtggccaacccctttaggcTGTAAAACCTGTAAACGCAGCACTGGACTATTAAATATAGTCATACATCAAACATATAACAATgctgtatagcagtatacagaGGCAATACATTATGGCTCCTTCAGAGATGACAATTCAGAGATATTCTACcttagaaacaatggggcacatttgcttacccagtcctgtcacgatccagcggcgcgttctccaacgaggattcggctcttccggcgattcactaaggtcgtgtgcccgatgtccaccaggtgtcgcttctgcgccgaggtccgccggagttcactatcctattcctggtgcatgtaagtgtgtgtcaagcaacacttttttttttttaaatagcagaatttttccgaatccgttgggttttctgaccgCCATGCCCGCGTTTTTAATCGCATGCAAACCTGTGCCGATAtgacacaatctgattgcgtgagcCAAAAACCCGAGGCGATTCGGTGCAAAagggtaaaattcggaaaacccggcggaaaaacccAATTCGGACCCATGTGCCCCATGTGCCCCTAGTACGAGATGACTTTGCAATGTAGTTCTAATGGAACATAACTATTTATTTATACAATTTGACCTTCTATATTCCAAAAACTAGAGATACAGTCCATATGTCTTGCCTTGAATAGTTTCTACAGCAGACATCTAGATTTTTACAAACCCTATTCGGACACAACATCTATGGAACAAATCTGACACATGTAGTAGatataattttaaaatgtttgtaTATTAAAAATTCTAGAATGTCATAAAATATTTTGacttaaaaaatacataatacataaaaaatatgcaTAGGAGAGAAAGAGAAAATAAATCTAAGTACCCCAAAATGTTTGACAGTCAATATAATGAAATTATTAATCGCTCAAAAATCCATCACTGAGGATTCGTCATTATTGCAGATGTTGCATAAAATTTTATGGAAAGTGTTACTTTTATAATGAAGGAAAAGATTATATATACCGTGGATGGATAAGGCCTCCCCAGGATATGAGCCCCAGGGATTCCCCATCAAGGAAAATGCAGATCTTGGGGGACAAGGTCTAGTTATTGTACAGTATTCCCATTGCAACAAtgggaaagaaataaaacataaaaattagttttaaaaaattaaaggtaTGTTACATGTCAACATAGACAAAAAGTAGATACACCGACAGGACACAAAGCTTAACATACGGttcaaaatacattttattgaattaaaacaaaacaataaaaagtacACAAATAAATCTACAAAGAAGTACAGGTAGCGCTGACACTCCTGATCCTAAGGAaataataatggggcttatttactaagggtccgcggaacgcacttTCCTCGGAAATTTTGGGGAAAAttgccgctgtgacagctatttttaaggggattgtgtcgctcgtgatcggattttggtgccttggtgctggctttcatgcgacagaaatcaagggGAATAGTccttcggatgatccgactgattcggaatgagTGTGGGATttcatattcaaattgtgtcgcaaacaatgcacttacatgcaccaggaagaaggagaactgagcgtggaagcgacacatgcagggaatcgggcgcacaatcttattgaatcgagGCAGagagcattatcgtcggacaatgcactttggatgaactctaTCAGCcgggtaaggaaatgtgccccaaaatttgATGAAACATCATAAATAGAGCATGAACATTAAGGGGCTTCCTTTACTCATAAGCACCCATAGAAAGTCTTCTTTCCACACTGTGGATTATAAAACTGAATCTTTATTTCAGTACAATATGAAATGTTTTTCTGATGCTTTTCGGGACAAAAAATGCCCTTAGTTTTTACCCAAAAAACACTTTCACATCAGAAAGGACTTGTTGTGCATGTTGCAGCAACACAAAATGATGGAAACTCATCTAAACTCTTCAAGtgctttatacaggcagtcccctacttaagaacacctgaccccttgttacaaacgccccttggatgttggtaatttaccgtattttagccccaggctgcaatgatcagctataacagttagaaAAGTTAAGCTTttttgtaaatcctggttcttatgaaaactcaacatttttaaaatccaactgtcacagagaccaaaaaaatttgggctggggttacaattagatgggcgaatttgtttaaaaaaaatttgattcgacctgaatcgaattataactagagatgagcgagcactaaaatgctcgggtactcattaatcgagacaaacttttcccgatgctcgagtgctcgtctcgaataacgagccccattgaagtcaatgggagactcgagcatttttcaaggggaccaaggctctgcacagggaagcttggccaaacacctgggaacctcagaaaaggatggaaacaccacggaaatggacaggaaacagcaggggcagcatgcatggatgcctctgaggctgcttaatcgcaccattttgccaaaattatgggcaacagcatggccatgacagagtgaccaaatgaggctagatagcatctaaaacatccaataattgaccctgacactataggggacggcatgcagaggcagcggcagcagtggcaggctagagagtctcatggcgacatactctaaatggactcaggtttcaccaaaggaggtgaaatgatttcctatgtgaaccaaaggttgacggtatatttagtcgataacacagcatggtggcgacatagtgaccaagttccataacgtatctggtcactatctggggtatagagagttgaaatgagacattggtggacgctgtggaggatcgtggaggcaaaatggacaggaaacagcaggggcagcatgcatggatgcctctgaggctgcctaatcttgggatggagctggcggtccactgccaggcgagctttcgcctgtccaagcccctgtctctcggctcctccccacccaaaatgggcctgggggccagaagcgtttactttgaaaaaattataattttcaaagcaggcggggtcgtttgaatatttcacctaggaataatggaatagcatagcggttctatttttaatagtttttacggaaatggttaaatgattaagagcgacagtatggggcatccataatctagtagtagattaaaggtgctgcagttaaaactatgttagctggatcttgggatggagctggcgctccgctgccaggcgagctttcgcctatccaagcccctgtctctcggctactccccaaacagcacttctaagaaccttttgtataagatcaagtgtagtagcgttcttataagtttgggatatggcgggtgaggggaatgttaacagatgcgcaagaagcgctgaaataatatcggtaaatgataaaagtttgcagatattttgtggattacgcagcagggtggcgacaaaattaacaagtttgatgtggaagccatgaaaacaacccaaaattctgcccgacacagctcgtttgataaggggacgatgtatggaggcagtgaactagtagtagattaaaggtgctgcagttaaaactatgttagttgaatcttgagatggagctggcgctccgctgccaggcgagctttcgccaatccaagcccctgtctctaggctactccccaaacagcacttctaagaaccttttgtataagatcaagtgtagtagtgttcttataagtttgggatatggcgggtgaggggaatgtaaacagatgcgcaagaagcgctgaaataatattggtaaatgataaaagtttgcaagtatattttgtggattacacagcagggtggcaacaaagttaacaagtttgatgtggaagccatgaaaacaacccaaaattctgcccgacacagctcgtttgataaggggacgatgtatggaggcagtgaactagtagtagattaaaggtgctgcagttaaaactatgttagttggatcttgagatggagctggcgctccgctgccaggcgagctttcgccaatccaagcccctgtctctaggctactccccaaacagcacttctaagaaccttttgtataagatcaagtgtagtagcgttcttataagtttgggatatggcgggtgagggggatgtaaacagatgccgaAGAaaggctgaaataatatcggtaaatgataaaagtttgccagtatattttgtggattacacagcagggtggcgacaaagttaacaagtttgatgtggaatccatgaaaacaacccaaaattctgcctgacacagttcgtttgataaggagacaatgtatggaggcagctatatggacgacttttggaggcagctatggtgatgacgtgtggaggtagcaatggagacaacgtgtggagccagctaaaaagacgacatgtggaggctgctacggAGAcagtttaatttggatagtgcctgtatgtggcagtccaaaaaagttttcaaaccagaggagcaggtaggtggtcctccagaaaaattaaataaattgagtgcctgtatgtggcagtccaaaaaagttttcaaaccagaggagcaggtaggtggtcctgcagaaaaattaaatagattgagtgcctgtatgtggcactcccaaaaattgcttaaaacagaggaccagttaggtggccctccagaaaaattaaatacatagagtactatagctagagccagttggccctggcaaaaaatagccagtttcctatgctttagtgtacaaagaagaggagaaggaggacaatgagga harbors:
- the LOC140070121 gene encoding olfactory receptor 10AG1-like; the encoded protein is MQTEELGGTMNVIKKTGTMQDANKTTVTEFVLLGFSNLNIFEKILFFIAFMAYVICIFGNFAIIILARVEPSLHTPMYFFITTFAFLEIMFVSVTIPKLLALLMKATSTISMIGCFVQMYALNALGETECFLLALMVVDRYLAINNPLRYPAIMTHKFCSALAILPWIAGFLISFMPSICTILLDYCGPNEINQFFCDLAPLQNLACSDSSFSNLATQIAAVLSVVFPFVTIVVLYTDIIRTVLKIESNEGKQKAFSTCSSHLIVACLFYSTVIIVYTRPKGSQYDKFLALMYTVITPPLNPFIYTLRNTDVKNSLRKLIRQLLRELSL